In Polyodon spathula isolate WHYD16114869_AA chromosome 11, ASM1765450v1, whole genome shotgun sequence, one genomic interval encodes:
- the LOC121323362 gene encoding schlafen family member 13-like isoform X2 — MVSTNSSAPVWMETDYPDVVIGVGEVTLGEDCRNKMSDGKKRKAEKNTLVKVACALLNSGGGIIVAKSKNKDYNYATESIGHDLEQGFRELVKPSSIQDHFSFLQQGISLLIFVKTWCAGPANDGSTKARICSVESHLYKRCGTSTIQIVPTEAAELLQKKKIEQKRNRDRQEEPPAKRPLLSSSNQNVEMPNPVKLFCTIDQLCQGFEKELSMSAAPPQCKPVYGLKGSARLDALQNTLYPVQTAGINGRPETLCTEMFTKYPNLENIMKPEGGRGVLIVSRSWAVDLDQEKNDEVVFDALLISENSPPTLYTVVQEGKPDLWKHARLTAFQLKQKLVNLGGYTGMICVIPKLLECHSGALIEMEKRHSDFNFDVHYPNRYGSPDIKALLCSLVIVLLSFRSCVSDQLGCEFLNLLTAEQFEILHSKYYFEDFRKVFVHGLPGTGKTVIAAQLMRKIKITLHCKTEEILFICENQPLKHFMRKQDISQCVTRCTFMKEDFSKVKHIVVDEAQNFRIDEGDWYKKAKNISKNGVFWIFLDYFQTSHTEYNSLPHFDNQSPRVCLTMVVRNGSRIHDFIIQKMRIIVSSWFSKRDVGMKDHMKKLCNDANCAHKFSGKLKILQKTQIEIIDFVILTIQTLFSQGHSSKDIAILCCTEKKCEKYYSPLLLQLRKKKEQVNFVKADDTDKNSIVFDSIRRFSGLERNIVFVLNPVVHEYQQEIGENLLLTAASRARTQLYVLYETQ; from the exons aTGGTTTCAACAAACTCTAGTGCCCCTGTGTGGATGGAGACTGACTACCCTGACGTGGTGATAGGTGTCGGAGAAGTAACACTTGGGGAGGACTGCAGGAACAAAATGTCagatggaaagaaaagaaaagctgaaaaaaacacacttgtGAAAGTTGCATGTGCTTTACTAAACTCAGGTGGAGGAATTATAGTTGCAAAgagtaaaaataaagattacaattATGCAACAGAAAGTATAGGTCATGATCTAGAACAAGGATTTAGAGAGCTTGTTAAGCCCTCCTCAATACAGGAccacttttcttttttgcagcagGGAATCAGTCTCTTAATTTTTGTGAAAACCTGGTGCGCTGGACCTGCTAATGATGGAAGCACCAAAGCAAGGATCTGCAGTGTTGAATCTCACCTTTACAAAAGGTGTGGGACTTCAACAATACAGATAGTACCCACTGAGGCTGCAGAActcctgcagaagaaaaaaattgaGCAAAAGAGAAATAGAGACAGACAGGAGGAACCTCCTGCAAAAAGGCCACTCCTTTCCAGCTCCAATCAGAATGTGGAAATGCCAAACCCAGTCAAATTGTTTTGCA CGATTGATCAGCTTTGCCAGGGTTTTGAAAAGGAGCTAAGCATGTCTGCTGCACCACCCCAATGTAAACCAGTGTACGGATTGAAAGGAAGTGCCCGTTTGGATGCCCTGCAGAATACACTGTACCCAG tgCAAACTGCTGGTATAAATGGTCGACCAGAGACTCTTTGCACAGAAATGTTTACAAAGTATCCGAACCTCGAAAACATCATGAAGCCAGAAGGAGGCAGAGGAGTCCTGATCGTGTCCCGCAGCTGGGCCGTCGACCTTGACCAGGAGAAGAATGATGAAGTTGTGTTTGATGCCTTACTGATCTCTGAAAATAGTCCCCCAACCCTGTACACAGTCGTACAGGAAGGCAAACCAGATTTGTGGAAGCATGCCAGATTAACAGCTTTTCAGTTGAAGCAGAAGCTGGTGAATCTTGGAGGATATACAGGAATGATCTGTGTAATACCAAAACTCCTTGAGTGTCACTCGGGGGCTTTAATTGAGATGGAAAAGAGGCACTCTGATTTCAATTTTGATGTTCATTACCCAAATAGATATGGTTCTCCAGATATTAAAGCCTTGCTCTGTTCCTTGGTGATTGTTTTGCTGAGTTTCAGATCATGTGTGAGTGACCAGCTTGGTTGTGAGTTCCTGAATCTGCTCACAGCAGAGCAGTTTGAAATTCTTCATTCAAAGTACTACTTTGAAGATTTCAGAAAAGTGTTTGTTCATGGTTTACCTGGAACGGGGAAGACGGTTATAGCAGCACAACTCATGAGAAAAATCAAGATCACACTGCATTGCAAAACTGAAGAgattcttttcatttgtgagaaTCAGCCTCTAAAACATTTCATGAG GAAACAAGACATCAGTCAGTGTGTAACAAGGTGCACATTTATGAAAGAGGACTTCTCCAAAGTGAAGCACATTGTAGTGGATGAAGCCCAGAATTTCCGTATAGATGAAGGTGACTggtacaaaaaggcaaaaaatatCTCCAAGAATGGCGTGTTTTGGATCTTCCTCGACTACTTTCAGACAAGTCATACAGAGTATAATAGCCTGCCCCATTTTGACAACCAGAGTCCTAGAGTTTGTCTAACTATGGTTGTCCGGAAtggcagcagaatacatgatttTATCATCCAGAAAATGAGAATTATTGTAAGTAGTTGGTTCTCTAAAAGAGATGTCGGCATGAAGGATCATATGAAAAAATTGTGTAATGATGCTAATTGTGCCCACAAATTTTCAGGCAAACTTAAAATTCTCCAAAAAACCCAAAttgaaataattgattttgtGATTCTGACAATACAAACACTTTTTAGTCAAGGCCACAGTAGTAAGGATATTGCGATTCTCTGCTGTACAGAAAAGAAATGTGAAAAGTACTATTCACCTTTGCTTTTAcagttgaggaaaaaaaaagagcaggTGAATTTTGTTAAAGCAGATGATACAGATAAAAATTCCATTGTTTTTGACAGCATACGCAGGTTCTCCGGTCTAGAAAGAAACATAGTGTTTGTTTTGAACCCAGTTGTACATGAGTATCAACAGGAGATCGGGGAGAATCTGTTGCTTACTGCTGCCTCTCGGGCACGTACACAGCTATATGTGTTATACGAAACGCAATAA
- the LOC121322564 gene encoding schlafen family member 9-like codes for MFAKYANLENIMKPEESRGVLIVSRSWAIDLDQEKNDEVVFDALLISENSPPTLYTVIQEDKPDLWKHAGLTAFQLKQKLVNLGGYTEMICIIPKLLECHSGALIEREKRHSDFNFHVHYPNSYGSPDIEALLRSLVIVLLSFRSCMSDQLGCEFLNLLTAEQFEILHSKYYFEDFRKVFVHGLPGTGKTVMAAQLMRKIKITLHCKTEEILYICENRPLRCFME; via the coding sequence ATGTTTGCAAAGTATGCGAACCTCGAAAACATCATGAAGCCAGAAGAAAGCAGAGGAGTCCTGATCGTGTCCCGCAGCTGGGCCATTGACCTTGACCAGGAGAAGAATGATGAAGTTGTGTTTGATGCCTTGCTGATCTCAGAAAATAGTCCCCCAACCCTGTACACAGTCATACAGGAAGACAAACCAGATTTGTGGAAGCATGCCGGATTAACAGCTTTTCAGTTGAAGCAGAAGCTGGTGAATCTTGGAGGATATACAGAAATGATCTGTATAATACCAAAACTCCTTGAGTGTCACTCGGGGGCTTTAATTGAGAGGGAAAAGAGGCACTCTGATTTCAATTTTCATGTTCATTACCCAAATAGTTATGGTTCTCCAGATATTGAAGCCTTGCTCCGTTCCTTGGTGATTGTTTTGCTGAGTTTCAGATCATGTATGAGTGACCAGCTTGGTTGTGAGTTCCTGAATCTGCTCACAGCAGAGCAGTTTGAAATTCTTCATTCAAAGTACTACTTTGAAGATTTCAGAAAAGTGTTTGTTCATGGTTTACCTGGAACTGGGAAGACGGTTATGGCAGCACAACTCATGAGAAAAATCAAGATCACGCTGCATTGCAAAACTGAAGAGATACTTTATATATGTGAGAATCGGCCTCTAAGATGTTTCATGGAGTAA
- the LOC121323362 gene encoding schlafen family member 9-like isoform X4 has product MSAAPPQCKPVYGLKGSARLDALQNTLYPVQTAGINGRPETLCTEMFTKYPNLENIMKPEGGRGVLIVSRSWAVDLDQEKNDEVVFDALLISENSPPTLYTVVQEGKPDLWKHARLTAFQLKQKLVNLGGYTGMICVIPKLLECHSGALIEMEKRHSDFNFDVHYPNRYGSPDIKALLCSLVIVLLSFRSCVSDQLGCEFLNLLTAEQFEILHSKYYFEDFRKVFVHGLPGTGKTVIAAQLMRKIKITLHCKTEEILFICENQPLKHFMRKQDISQCVTRCTFMKEDFSKVKHIVVDEAQNFRIDEGDWYKKAKNISKNGVFWIFLDYFQTSHTEYNSLPHFDNQSPRVCLTMVVRNGSRIHDFIIQKMRIIVSSWFSKRDVGMKDHMKKLCNDANCAHKFSGKLKILQKTQIEIIDFVILTIQTLFSQGHSSKDIAILCCTEKKCEKYYSPLLLQLRKKKEQVNFVKADDTDKNSIVFDSIRRFSGLERNIVFVLNPVVHEYQQEIGENLLLTAASRARTQLYVLYETQ; this is encoded by the exons ATGTCTGCTGCACCACCCCAATGTAAACCAGTGTACGGATTGAAAGGAAGTGCCCGTTTGGATGCCCTGCAGAATACACTGTACCCAG tgCAAACTGCTGGTATAAATGGTCGACCAGAGACTCTTTGCACAGAAATGTTTACAAAGTATCCGAACCTCGAAAACATCATGAAGCCAGAAGGAGGCAGAGGAGTCCTGATCGTGTCCCGCAGCTGGGCCGTCGACCTTGACCAGGAGAAGAATGATGAAGTTGTGTTTGATGCCTTACTGATCTCTGAAAATAGTCCCCCAACCCTGTACACAGTCGTACAGGAAGGCAAACCAGATTTGTGGAAGCATGCCAGATTAACAGCTTTTCAGTTGAAGCAGAAGCTGGTGAATCTTGGAGGATATACAGGAATGATCTGTGTAATACCAAAACTCCTTGAGTGTCACTCGGGGGCTTTAATTGAGATGGAAAAGAGGCACTCTGATTTCAATTTTGATGTTCATTACCCAAATAGATATGGTTCTCCAGATATTAAAGCCTTGCTCTGTTCCTTGGTGATTGTTTTGCTGAGTTTCAGATCATGTGTGAGTGACCAGCTTGGTTGTGAGTTCCTGAATCTGCTCACAGCAGAGCAGTTTGAAATTCTTCATTCAAAGTACTACTTTGAAGATTTCAGAAAAGTGTTTGTTCATGGTTTACCTGGAACGGGGAAGACGGTTATAGCAGCACAACTCATGAGAAAAATCAAGATCACACTGCATTGCAAAACTGAAGAgattcttttcatttgtgagaaTCAGCCTCTAAAACATTTCATGAG GAAACAAGACATCAGTCAGTGTGTAACAAGGTGCACATTTATGAAAGAGGACTTCTCCAAAGTGAAGCACATTGTAGTGGATGAAGCCCAGAATTTCCGTATAGATGAAGGTGACTggtacaaaaaggcaaaaaatatCTCCAAGAATGGCGTGTTTTGGATCTTCCTCGACTACTTTCAGACAAGTCATACAGAGTATAATAGCCTGCCCCATTTTGACAACCAGAGTCCTAGAGTTTGTCTAACTATGGTTGTCCGGAAtggcagcagaatacatgatttTATCATCCAGAAAATGAGAATTATTGTAAGTAGTTGGTTCTCTAAAAGAGATGTCGGCATGAAGGATCATATGAAAAAATTGTGTAATGATGCTAATTGTGCCCACAAATTTTCAGGCAAACTTAAAATTCTCCAAAAAACCCAAAttgaaataattgattttgtGATTCTGACAATACAAACACTTTTTAGTCAAGGCCACAGTAGTAAGGATATTGCGATTCTCTGCTGTACAGAAAAGAAATGTGAAAAGTACTATTCACCTTTGCTTTTAcagttgaggaaaaaaaaagagcaggTGAATTTTGTTAAAGCAGATGATACAGATAAAAATTCCATTGTTTTTGACAGCATACGCAGGTTCTCCGGTCTAGAAAGAAACATAGTGTTTGTTTTGAACCCAGTTGTACATGAGTATCAACAGGAGATCGGGGAGAATCTGTTGCTTACTGCTGCCTCTCGGGCACGTACACAGCTATATGTGTTATACGAAACGCAATAA
- the LOC121323362 gene encoding schlafen family member 9-like isoform X3 encodes MVSTNSSAPVWMETDYPDVVIGVGEVTLGEDCRNKMSDGKKRKAEKNTLVKVACALLNSAIDQLCQGFEKELSMSAAPPQCKPVYGLKGSARLDALQNTLYPVQTAGINGRPETLCTEMFTKYPNLENIMKPEGGRGVLIVSRSWAVDLDQEKNDEVVFDALLISENSPPTLYTVVQEGKPDLWKHARLTAFQLKQKLVNLGGYTGMICVIPKLLECHSGALIEMEKRHSDFNFDVHYPNRYGSPDIKALLCSLVIVLLSFRSCVSDQLGCEFLNLLTAEQFEILHSKYYFEDFRKVFVHGLPGTGKTVIAAQLMRKIKITLHCKTEEILFICENQPLKHFMRKQDISQCVTRCTFMKEDFSKVKHIVVDEAQNFRIDEGDWYKKAKNISKNGVFWIFLDYFQTSHTEYNSLPHFDNQSPRVCLTMVVRNGSRIHDFIIQKMRIIVSSWFSKRDVGMKDHMKKLCNDANCAHKFSGKLKILQKTQIEIIDFVILTIQTLFSQGHSSKDIAILCCTEKKCEKYYSPLLLQLRKKKEQVNFVKADDTDKNSIVFDSIRRFSGLERNIVFVLNPVVHEYQQEIGENLLLTAASRARTQLYVLYETQ; translated from the exons aTGGTTTCAACAAACTCTAGTGCCCCTGTGTGGATGGAGACTGACTACCCTGACGTGGTGATAGGTGTCGGAGAAGTAACACTTGGGGAGGACTGCAGGAACAAAATGTCagatggaaagaaaagaaaagctgaaaaaaacacacttgtGAAAGTTGCATGTGCTTTACTAAACTCAG CGATTGATCAGCTTTGCCAGGGTTTTGAAAAGGAGCTAAGCATGTCTGCTGCACCACCCCAATGTAAACCAGTGTACGGATTGAAAGGAAGTGCCCGTTTGGATGCCCTGCAGAATACACTGTACCCAG tgCAAACTGCTGGTATAAATGGTCGACCAGAGACTCTTTGCACAGAAATGTTTACAAAGTATCCGAACCTCGAAAACATCATGAAGCCAGAAGGAGGCAGAGGAGTCCTGATCGTGTCCCGCAGCTGGGCCGTCGACCTTGACCAGGAGAAGAATGATGAAGTTGTGTTTGATGCCTTACTGATCTCTGAAAATAGTCCCCCAACCCTGTACACAGTCGTACAGGAAGGCAAACCAGATTTGTGGAAGCATGCCAGATTAACAGCTTTTCAGTTGAAGCAGAAGCTGGTGAATCTTGGAGGATATACAGGAATGATCTGTGTAATACCAAAACTCCTTGAGTGTCACTCGGGGGCTTTAATTGAGATGGAAAAGAGGCACTCTGATTTCAATTTTGATGTTCATTACCCAAATAGATATGGTTCTCCAGATATTAAAGCCTTGCTCTGTTCCTTGGTGATTGTTTTGCTGAGTTTCAGATCATGTGTGAGTGACCAGCTTGGTTGTGAGTTCCTGAATCTGCTCACAGCAGAGCAGTTTGAAATTCTTCATTCAAAGTACTACTTTGAAGATTTCAGAAAAGTGTTTGTTCATGGTTTACCTGGAACGGGGAAGACGGTTATAGCAGCACAACTCATGAGAAAAATCAAGATCACACTGCATTGCAAAACTGAAGAgattcttttcatttgtgagaaTCAGCCTCTAAAACATTTCATGAG GAAACAAGACATCAGTCAGTGTGTAACAAGGTGCACATTTATGAAAGAGGACTTCTCCAAAGTGAAGCACATTGTAGTGGATGAAGCCCAGAATTTCCGTATAGATGAAGGTGACTggtacaaaaaggcaaaaaatatCTCCAAGAATGGCGTGTTTTGGATCTTCCTCGACTACTTTCAGACAAGTCATACAGAGTATAATAGCCTGCCCCATTTTGACAACCAGAGTCCTAGAGTTTGTCTAACTATGGTTGTCCGGAAtggcagcagaatacatgatttTATCATCCAGAAAATGAGAATTATTGTAAGTAGTTGGTTCTCTAAAAGAGATGTCGGCATGAAGGATCATATGAAAAAATTGTGTAATGATGCTAATTGTGCCCACAAATTTTCAGGCAAACTTAAAATTCTCCAAAAAACCCAAAttgaaataattgattttgtGATTCTGACAATACAAACACTTTTTAGTCAAGGCCACAGTAGTAAGGATATTGCGATTCTCTGCTGTACAGAAAAGAAATGTGAAAAGTACTATTCACCTTTGCTTTTAcagttgaggaaaaaaaaagagcaggTGAATTTTGTTAAAGCAGATGATACAGATAAAAATTCCATTGTTTTTGACAGCATACGCAGGTTCTCCGGTCTAGAAAGAAACATAGTGTTTGTTTTGAACCCAGTTGTACATGAGTATCAACAGGAGATCGGGGAGAATCTGTTGCTTACTGCTGCCTCTCGGGCACGTACACAGCTATATGTGTTATACGAAACGCAATAA
- the LOC121323362 gene encoding schlafen family member 13-like isoform X1 — protein sequence MVSTNSSAPVWMETDYPDVVIGVGEVTLGEDCRNKMSDGKKRKAEKNTLVKVACALLNSGGGIIVAKSKNKDYNYATESIGHDLEQGFRELVKPSSIQDHFSFLQQGISLLIFVKTWCAGPANDGSTKARICSVESHLYKRCGTSTIQIVPTEAAELLQKKKIEQKRNRDRQEEPPAKRPLLSSSNQNVEMPNPVKLFCSKEYVRLEETLDFGEDIHVELKSFEGKSFRTRLSENLPKYMSTFANTDGGFLLIGVNDKTKKVVGCGKDETQSDIQNEVDKAFKKMISVHFDNCEKQNRFEYSLEIINVLGESDAHCGFILALEIKKFCCVVFSESPDSWKMAKIEIKRIEAGEWLEMMTGTDPAIDQLCQGFEKELSMSAAPPQCKPVYGLKGSARLDALQNTLYPVQTAGINGRPETLCTEMFTKYPNLENIMKPEGGRGVLIVSRSWAVDLDQEKNDEVVFDALLISENSPPTLYTVVQEGKPDLWKHARLTAFQLKQKLVNLGGYTGMICVIPKLLECHSGALIEMEKRHSDFNFDVHYPNRYGSPDIKALLCSLVIVLLSFRSCVSDQLGCEFLNLLTAEQFEILHSKYYFEDFRKVFVHGLPGTGKTVIAAQLMRKIKITLHCKTEEILFICENQPLKHFMRKQDISQCVTRCTFMKEDFSKVKHIVVDEAQNFRIDEGDWYKKAKNISKNGVFWIFLDYFQTSHTEYNSLPHFDNQSPRVCLTMVVRNGSRIHDFIIQKMRIIVSSWFSKRDVGMKDHMKKLCNDANCAHKFSGKLKILQKTQIEIIDFVILTIQTLFSQGHSSKDIAILCCTEKKCEKYYSPLLLQLRKKKEQVNFVKADDTDKNSIVFDSIRRFSGLERNIVFVLNPVVHEYQQEIGENLLLTAASRARTQLYVLYETQ from the exons aTGGTTTCAACAAACTCTAGTGCCCCTGTGTGGATGGAGACTGACTACCCTGACGTGGTGATAGGTGTCGGAGAAGTAACACTTGGGGAGGACTGCAGGAACAAAATGTCagatggaaagaaaagaaaagctgaaaaaaacacacttgtGAAAGTTGCATGTGCTTTACTAAACTCAGGTGGAGGAATTATAGTTGCAAAgagtaaaaataaagattacaattATGCAACAGAAAGTATAGGTCATGATCTAGAACAAGGATTTAGAGAGCTTGTTAAGCCCTCCTCAATACAGGAccacttttcttttttgcagcagGGAATCAGTCTCTTAATTTTTGTGAAAACCTGGTGCGCTGGACCTGCTAATGATGGAAGCACCAAAGCAAGGATCTGCAGTGTTGAATCTCACCTTTACAAAAGGTGTGGGACTTCAACAATACAGATAGTACCCACTGAGGCTGCAGAActcctgcagaagaaaaaaattgaGCAAAAGAGAAATAGAGACAGACAGGAGGAACCTCCTGCAAAAAGGCCACTCCTTTCCAGCTCCAATCAGAATGTGGAAATGCCAAACCCAGTCAAATTGTTTTGCAGTAAGGAATATGTTAGGCTTGAGGAAACTTTAGATTTTGGTGAAGATATTCATGTGGAATTGAAAAGTTTTGAAGGAAAGTCATTTAGGACCAGGCTTTCAGAGAACCTGCCCAAATATATGTCAACATTTGCAAATACAGATGGAGGCTTTTTACTTATTGGCGTAAACGATAAAACAAAGAAGGTAGTGGGATGTGGCAAAGATGAAACCCAAAGTGACATTCAAAACGAGGTGGACAAGGCATTCAAAAAAATGATCAGTGTTCACTTTGATAACTGTGAAAAACAGAATCGTTTTGAATATTCCCTTGAAATCATAAACGTTTTAGGTGAATCTGATGCTCATTGTGGCTTTATACTGGCTCTAGAGATAAAGAAATTCTGTTGTGTGGTTTTCTCTGAAAGTCCGGATTCTTGGAAGATGGCTAAGATAGAGATAAAGAGGATAGAAGCTGGAGAATGGTTAGAAATGATGACCGGTACTGATCCag CGATTGATCAGCTTTGCCAGGGTTTTGAAAAGGAGCTAAGCATGTCTGCTGCACCACCCCAATGTAAACCAGTGTACGGATTGAAAGGAAGTGCCCGTTTGGATGCCCTGCAGAATACACTGTACCCAG tgCAAACTGCTGGTATAAATGGTCGACCAGAGACTCTTTGCACAGAAATGTTTACAAAGTATCCGAACCTCGAAAACATCATGAAGCCAGAAGGAGGCAGAGGAGTCCTGATCGTGTCCCGCAGCTGGGCCGTCGACCTTGACCAGGAGAAGAATGATGAAGTTGTGTTTGATGCCTTACTGATCTCTGAAAATAGTCCCCCAACCCTGTACACAGTCGTACAGGAAGGCAAACCAGATTTGTGGAAGCATGCCAGATTAACAGCTTTTCAGTTGAAGCAGAAGCTGGTGAATCTTGGAGGATATACAGGAATGATCTGTGTAATACCAAAACTCCTTGAGTGTCACTCGGGGGCTTTAATTGAGATGGAAAAGAGGCACTCTGATTTCAATTTTGATGTTCATTACCCAAATAGATATGGTTCTCCAGATATTAAAGCCTTGCTCTGTTCCTTGGTGATTGTTTTGCTGAGTTTCAGATCATGTGTGAGTGACCAGCTTGGTTGTGAGTTCCTGAATCTGCTCACAGCAGAGCAGTTTGAAATTCTTCATTCAAAGTACTACTTTGAAGATTTCAGAAAAGTGTTTGTTCATGGTTTACCTGGAACGGGGAAGACGGTTATAGCAGCACAACTCATGAGAAAAATCAAGATCACACTGCATTGCAAAACTGAAGAgattcttttcatttgtgagaaTCAGCCTCTAAAACATTTCATGAG GAAACAAGACATCAGTCAGTGTGTAACAAGGTGCACATTTATGAAAGAGGACTTCTCCAAAGTGAAGCACATTGTAGTGGATGAAGCCCAGAATTTCCGTATAGATGAAGGTGACTggtacaaaaaggcaaaaaatatCTCCAAGAATGGCGTGTTTTGGATCTTCCTCGACTACTTTCAGACAAGTCATACAGAGTATAATAGCCTGCCCCATTTTGACAACCAGAGTCCTAGAGTTTGTCTAACTATGGTTGTCCGGAAtggcagcagaatacatgatttTATCATCCAGAAAATGAGAATTATTGTAAGTAGTTGGTTCTCTAAAAGAGATGTCGGCATGAAGGATCATATGAAAAAATTGTGTAATGATGCTAATTGTGCCCACAAATTTTCAGGCAAACTTAAAATTCTCCAAAAAACCCAAAttgaaataattgattttgtGATTCTGACAATACAAACACTTTTTAGTCAAGGCCACAGTAGTAAGGATATTGCGATTCTCTGCTGTACAGAAAAGAAATGTGAAAAGTACTATTCACCTTTGCTTTTAcagttgaggaaaaaaaaagagcaggTGAATTTTGTTAAAGCAGATGATACAGATAAAAATTCCATTGTTTTTGACAGCATACGCAGGTTCTCCGGTCTAGAAAGAAACATAGTGTTTGTTTTGAACCCAGTTGTACATGAGTATCAACAGGAGATCGGGGAGAATCTGTTGCTTACTGCTGCCTCTCGGGCACGTACACAGCTATATGTGTTATACGAAACGCAATAA